Within the Acidobacteriota bacterium genome, the region TTTCTGGATCTGAAAACCAACAAGATCAAGAAGCTCACTGTTTTTGTCATTCTGTCAGTTGTCACCTTGTCACCATGCGCCTTCTGCATCTTAGTTCCGGGAAGGATTTTGGCGGCGGCGAGCGTCACGTACTGGAACTCACCCGTACGCTGGCGGCTCGCGGACACACGCTGCACCTGGCGGTCCGTCCCCAAAGTCAGCTTCAAGAAGTTTTGACCCAATTTCCCCACCTTCACGTCCATACCTTTGGTTTTCGCAATGCCCTGGATTTATTGACCGTCAAGGACTTGTGTCGGCTCATCACTGATCAGCAGATTGAAGTTATCCACGCCCACTATGGTCGGGACTACACCCTGGCCGCGCTAGCTGTGCGATGGCTGCGAAGAACTGGCGCTTCCCTTCCAGCTTTTTTCTTCACTCGACACCACTACCTTCCGCTTTCAACCAATCTGGCCTACCGATGGCTGTTATCCGCAGCCGATGGCGTCATTGCCGTATCGAGGAGCGTTCAAACTACAGTTTGTCAGTCTCTGAACTGGCCGGTGGAACGCGTGCGGGTCATTCCCAACTGGGTTGACACGGCTAAATTTCAGCCTTCCAACGACCAGAGCCAGGCCCGCCGTCAATTTGGACTTCCACAAACCGCAAAACTGGTGGGTGTGATCAATCAGATTGCCCCGGAAAAAGGCCAGGCCGAACTTCTCGAAGCCATATCTCGCCTGACACACCACGTTCCGGATCTCCATCTGGTGCTGGCCGGGAAAGAACACGGCGGCGACCGGTTTACCCAATCTCTGAAAGAAATGGCTGCCCGCTTTGGATTGACGGAACGTGTTCACTGGCCTGGATTTGTCACCGATGTGCCGCAACTCCTGGCAGCGCTTGACGTGGTGGCGATTCCATCCTGGAACGAGGCGTTTTCCCTCAGCGCTCTTGAAGCACTTGCCACCGGCGTGCCCGTGGTGGCCTCCCAGGTTGGAGGGCTGTGCGATATTCTGACCCAGAATCAGACAGCGTTGCTGGTGCCGCCTCGCAACGTCGAAGCACTGGCGCTGGCCATCCAGCAGCTCCTGGAATCGGTTGAACTCCGGAACCGTTTGCGAAAGGCCGGGTTAGAGCGGGTGCATACATTTTTCTCACGCGAGGCAATTGTCACCCAGGTGGAACAACTGTACACAGACACACTCCGTAAGTAATTACCTTCCACACCGGCCAAATGGCACCAGACTATCCAAGGCAGAATTATGAATTATGAATTATGAATTATGAAGAACGGGTGATACAGAATGGAATAATGGAGGCCAAGGCACAATCATCATAGGATTACTGCTTATTTTTCAACTATATAGCTCTCAGAACTCGATTCCGATATATTCAAGATTGGGTTTCAGAATCGTCTTTCAACAATTCTTCATAATTCATAATTCATAATTCATAATTCAATTGACGAAAGCATTCCTGACCAGTCATTCTTACCTATCTCCGCACTCAAATACTTTCATCTCTTCCCAGGAGACCACGCACTGATGTCCAAACCGCTTTTTGTGCGTCCCGTGACGGTCGAGGAACGGTATCAATTGGAAATTTCGGTTGACGCTGAAAACCCTGAACTCCAGCGTCGGGCTCAGGCTATTTTGGACTCAGCCGATGGCAAAACCGCGCACGAGATTGCCAGCCAGCTCAAAACATCTGCCGAAAACGTCAAGCGCTGGTTGCGTCAGTTTAATGCCAGCGGGCTTGAGGGTATTCAACTCCGAAAACGCGGACCTGAGCCCCGCTTTACCGAAGCCCAGATTGAAGCCATTCGGGCCCTGGCGGCGCGCAGTCCGTTAATTTTAGGGTATCCGTTTGAGCACTGGTCGTCCCAAAAACTGGCCGAAGCGGCACGCCAGCAAGGGATTGTGGACAATATCAGTCACGTCACCATCCAGAAAATTCTGACGGATCTCCCAAATTACCGGCAATCTGCGACATCTCCTCCCCTGCCGGCCCGGAATGGGACGACATCGGCACCCCGGACAACCTCACCGCAAATCAATGGCTCGGTTCGGAGCCGCATCACCCAACTTGAAACCCGACTCCGACGTGGACACCTGCTTCCAGTTGACGAAGCCGCCGTCCGCTGTGCGCTCAGTGAAGCGTTTGAAAACATCGGCGGCTATGCTGAAACACTTACTGCCGTGGAACATTATGACCATGTGCAGCCACCTGACCTGTCCAACGATTTGCTGTGGCAGGCACATACCCGGCTGCGGCTTGGGTGGGGATATACCTGGCATGGCAATCAGCCACGGGCCCTGGCGCGCATGAACGAAGCGTTGCGGCTGTTTTTGGACGGAGGCTGCCTGGATGGTGTCAGCGCGGCCCACTATGCAATTGGTCGCACCTATGCCGAAATCAATGAATTCAAGATCGGGCGCGACCGCATCTGGCAGGGACTGCGGCTCTTGATGAAACAGATTGAAACTGGTGCCGAATATAAATCGTGGAATCCAGAGTGGGTCGAAGACACCGTCAGCACCTGGCGCACCCGGCTGATGGCGCGCATGCACCTCAGCCTCGGAGTGATTGACTATTGCGAAGGGAATTTTGACGCTGCCAAGAAAAATTATGTCCGGGCCCTTGAACTCGCCACCAGCGCCGCCCATGACCGCAACCTCCTTGGACTGGTTGCTATGAATCTGGCGTTGATTCATGACCAGGTTGGCGAGCGACGTGATGCGAAAAAATATTACGAACAGGCAATTGAAGACTTTACCAAAGGCGGCCACGAAGGGTTTCTTGCCCGGTGCCACAACAATCTGGGCGAAAGCCTGATGCACCACGGACTCTGGGTTCAGGCCGTCCAGCATCTGGAAAAAGCCCTGGATTTGGCCGAGCGGCATCAAATTCGCGAAAATGAAGCCCTGACCCTGATTACCCTGGCCGAGTTGCGCCTCCTGCAAGGTCAGATCAGTGTTGCCGAACACCATCTCTCGCGGGCCGTCCAGATGCTGATTGATGGTGACAAGTGGGCCGAAGCCTATGCCCAACGCATTTTCGGCAAAATTCTGCTGGCTCAAGGAAAAGAAATCGAAGGGCTGGGAAAGCTCCAACTGGCGCTCCAGATGACCACCGATATTGGCGACCAGTATGGTCAGTGTCTTTCATACCTTGAACTGTCGGATTATTACCTTCATCACGCAAAACTTGATCAATCCGAATCATCGCTTGAAATGGCGCGCGAACTCCTGCAGAGCAACTCCGGGTTTTATGCCGCCGGAGTTGCCCAGCGGATCACCGGAAAACTCGAAGCCGCCCGTCATCGCTATCCCGAGGCACAGCAACACTTACTGCAAAGTATCTCGATTTTTACCGCCAATGACGATCAATATGAAGTTGGTGTCAGCCGCCTGGAAGTCGGTCGGTTGTTTCAGGAACTGCAGGATTATCCTCAGGCTCACGTCCATTTTGATCAGGCGGAAACCCTCTTTGTGCAGTTAGGCGCCGAAACAGCGATTGGACGCGTGCGCGAATTGCGCCAAAAACTGGTCACCACGCCACGCGCAACCATCGCGCCAGCCAATGTGGCGATTCCTCCGTCAGAATCACTCCTGCTCCAACGATTGATTGAAGCCTGCAATGCCCGCGAACTGCTGTTGCAGGAACTGGCCGCCATTCTGCAGGAAAACTTTGCTGCCCAACAGGTTGTCGTCTGGGAACGCGACGAGTACGGCGCCTTGCGCGTGCTTCTGGCACACCACACTTCGATTGATCCGATTCGACTGGTCCAACGTGGCGAAGATTTGCTGGCTCAAGGCCGCCGTGGCAGCGACCGCACCGGAGACGAATCAGCCACACCGGAATGGGCGCGATTGGTTTTTGAACGTGAACTGATTCGGATTGGGTTGTATGTCCAGTGTGATCCAGCGGCGATCAAAATGCCATTCAAGTACCTGCAACCACTACTGAAACAGGTCTGGTTGGGACTGGAAATTTCGGCGTTGCGCTCCGCACGGGCCTCGGTTGCCGCTCCGGCCCCGCCGTTGCCGCTCCAACATCCAACATCATTGATTCCTGGGTTTATCTTTTGCAGCCCGGCGATGTGCGAAGTGGTGGACCATATTCGCAAAATTCGAACTTCAGACGTCACCGTGCTCATCACGGGGGAATCCGGCACCGGGAAAGAATTGATCGCACGTGCCATCCACGGCGGTTCCGCCCGCCGGGACGCGGTGTTCTTGCCATTTAACTGCACGGCCACACCGCGTGATTTAATCGAAAGCCAGCTTTTCGGACATCGGCGCGGGGCGTTTACCGGTGCCGTCAGCAATTATTCAGGAATTATTCGGGCTGCTTCGGGTGGAACATTGTTTCTGGATGAAATCGGAGACCTGACGCTTGAGACGCAACCCAAGTTGATGCGCTTTTTACAGGAAGGTGAAATCCAGCCGCTCGGTGAAACCAAGCCGCTAAAAGTGGATGTTCGGGTTCTGGCCGCCACCAATGTTGACCTGGAACGTGCTGTCAAAGAAGGCCGCTTCCGCGAAGATCTCTATCACCGCCTCAACATCATCCGCATCCACGTTCCGCCGTTGCGAGAACGGCGGGATGAAATCCCGATTCTGGCGAATCATTACCTCGATCACTTTTCCAAACGCGACGGGAAAAAAGACCTGCGGTTTTCACAAGAAGCCATTGAATTGATTAATGCCTACGACTGGTCGGGAAACGTGCGGCAACTCCGCAATGAAATCGAACGGATTGTGGCATTTGCCGTGGCTGGAACGGTGATCGGAGCGCGTGAGTTATCGTCTGATATTTCACGCCAGCGGTCTCATTTTGCCTCGCTCTCAACCCC harbors:
- a CDS encoding sigma 54-interacting transcriptional regulator, whose amino-acid sequence is MSKPLFVRPVTVEERYQLEISVDAENPELQRRAQAILDSADGKTAHEIASQLKTSAENVKRWLRQFNASGLEGIQLRKRGPEPRFTEAQIEAIRALAARSPLILGYPFEHWSSQKLAEAARQQGIVDNISHVTIQKILTDLPNYRQSATSPPLPARNGTTSAPRTTSPQINGSVRSRITQLETRLRRGHLLPVDEAAVRCALSEAFENIGGYAETLTAVEHYDHVQPPDLSNDLLWQAHTRLRLGWGYTWHGNQPRALARMNEALRLFLDGGCLDGVSAAHYAIGRTYAEINEFKIGRDRIWQGLRLLMKQIETGAEYKSWNPEWVEDTVSTWRTRLMARMHLSLGVIDYCEGNFDAAKKNYVRALELATSAAHDRNLLGLVAMNLALIHDQVGERRDAKKYYEQAIEDFTKGGHEGFLARCHNNLGESLMHHGLWVQAVQHLEKALDLAERHQIRENEALTLITLAELRLLQGQISVAEHHLSRAVQMLIDGDKWAEAYAQRIFGKILLAQGKEIEGLGKLQLALQMTTDIGDQYGQCLSYLELSDYYLHHAKLDQSESSLEMARELLQSNSGFYAAGVAQRITGKLEAARHRYPEAQQHLLQSISIFTANDDQYEVGVSRLEVGRLFQELQDYPQAHVHFDQAETLFVQLGAETAIGRVRELRQKLVTTPRATIAPANVAIPPSESLLLQRLIEACNARELLLQELAAILQENFAAQQVVVWERDEYGALRVLLAHHTSIDPIRLVQRGEDLLAQGRRGSDRTGDESATPEWARLVFERELIRIGLYVQCDPAAIKMPFKYLQPLLKQVWLGLEISALRSARASVAAPAPPLPLQHPTSLIPGFIFCSPAMCEVVDHIRKIRTSDVTVLITGESGTGKELIARAIHGGSARRDAVFLPFNCTATPRDLIESQLFGHRRGAFTGAVSNYSGIIRAASGGTLFLDEIGDLTLETQPKLMRFLQEGEIQPLGETKPLKVDVRVLAATNVDLERAVKEGRFREDLYHRLNIIRIHVPPLRERRDEIPILANHYLDHFSKRDGKKDLRFSQEAIELINAYDWSGNVRQLRNEIERIVAFAVAGTVIGARELSSDISRQRSHFASLSTPMPTPDRFSQPSAFSQQNTPMPTYSSANGSDGHATISYPARATLREATERLEVQMMTQVLERTGHNISRAARELGLSRRGLRLKMEQLGLGAGMKNEE
- a CDS encoding glycosyltransferase family 4 protein, producing MRLLHLSSGKDFGGGERHVLELTRTLAARGHTLHLAVRPQSQLQEVLTQFPHLHVHTFGFRNALDLLTVKDLCRLITDQQIEVIHAHYGRDYTLAALAVRWLRRTGASLPAFFFTRHHYLPLSTNLAYRWLLSAADGVIAVSRSVQTTVCQSLNWPVERVRVIPNWVDTAKFQPSNDQSQARRQFGLPQTAKLVGVINQIAPEKGQAELLEAISRLTHHVPDLHLVLAGKEHGGDRFTQSLKEMAARFGLTERVHWPGFVTDVPQLLAALDVVAIPSWNEAFSLSALEALATGVPVVASQVGGLCDILTQNQTALLVPPRNVEALALAIQQLLESVELRNRLRKAGLERVHTFFSREAIVTQVEQLYTDTLRK